A single genomic interval of Bradyrhizobium sp. AZCC 1693 harbors:
- a CDS encoding MarR family winged helix-turn-helix transcriptional regulator: MLNDAPSKRPQDYGMLAQEHIAMLISNIGVRLLRGTTAYYRSAFDLSMTEWRLLIVLNSTQSLNVSELSGAADLDKAAVSRSLVLLEERKLISVEQTRTRGRAAIARLTAEGRKLSEKLLNISRERETRLFKSFSRADREHLKALLQQLSQALAGADWDH; the protein is encoded by the coding sequence ATGCTCAACGATGCGCCCTCGAAACGGCCGCAAGATTACGGGATGCTGGCGCAAGAACATATTGCAATGCTGATATCCAATATCGGCGTGCGGCTGCTCCGCGGCACCACGGCCTATTACCGCAGCGCCTTTGACCTGAGCATGACCGAATGGCGCCTGTTGATCGTGCTCAACAGCACCCAGTCGCTCAATGTCAGTGAGTTGTCAGGGGCGGCCGATCTGGACAAGGCGGCCGTGAGCCGCAGCCTCGTCCTGCTCGAGGAGCGCAAACTTATTTCGGTCGAGCAGACCCGAACCCGGGGCCGCGCCGCGATCGCCAGGCTGACGGCCGAAGGACGAAAGCTGTCAGAAAAATTGCTGAATATCTCGCGTGAGCGCGAGACGCGGCTGTTCAAGAGCTTTAGCCGTGCCGACAGGGAACATTTGAAAGCGCTGCTTCAACAATTGTCGCAGGCCTTGGCCGGCGCCGATTGGGATCACTAG